One Actinosynnema pretiosum DNA segment encodes these proteins:
- a CDS encoding GNAT family N-acetyltransferase, which produces MAWLPDDFAHPLRAEIGAGHHLRPIRESDTELDYPAVMGSRDRLWSLYGEAWGWPPATMTVEQDREDLARHEREIEAHESFNYALFDADETELLGCVYLDPAEAPADARISWWVVDRLVGTEVERALDSFVPRWVAEVWPFTGPEYRI; this is translated from the coding sequence ATGGCCTGGCTCCCCGACGACTTCGCCCACCCGCTCCGCGCCGAGATCGGCGCCGGGCACCACCTGCGGCCCATCCGCGAGTCCGACACCGAACTCGACTACCCGGCCGTGATGGGCTCCCGCGACCGCCTCTGGTCCCTCTACGGCGAGGCCTGGGGGTGGCCCCCGGCGACGATGACCGTCGAGCAGGACCGCGAGGACCTCGCGCGGCACGAGCGGGAGATCGAGGCGCACGAGTCGTTCAACTACGCGCTGTTCGACGCGGACGAGACCGAACTCCTCGGGTGCGTCTACCTCGACCCCGCCGAGGCCCCCGCCGACGCCCGGATCTCCTGGTGGGTGGTCGACCGGCTCGTCGGCACCGAGGTCGAGCGCGCGCTCGACTCCTTCGTGCCCCGCTGGGTCGCGGAGGTCTGGCCGTTCACCGGTCCGGAGTACCGGATCTGA
- a CDS encoding (2Fe-2S)-binding protein, giving the protein MPDYAPVLSALREIRVISPFFALDVGRPDETWRPGAALLDGPELPAALDAIAARYRTAERRVAGSLFFLAHTARLLSPVTAASALGLPVPDVRPENLWWRYDPDGLRVRLAEPVAATGDLTAALAPVVAAVRAASGVAEGLLWGNAASNVAGALRTLARTPPPGRPVDAGSCVAKGRELLAAGELANTGDFIDFPGEVAFRRRSCCLYYRVAGGGTCGDCPLPPR; this is encoded by the coding sequence GTGCCTGACTACGCGCCCGTGCTGTCCGCGCTGCGCGAGATCCGGGTGATCAGCCCGTTCTTCGCGCTCGACGTCGGCCGCCCCGACGAGACCTGGCGCCCCGGCGCGGCGCTGCTGGACGGCCCCGAGCTGCCCGCCGCGCTGGACGCCATCGCCGCCCGCTACCGCACCGCCGAGCGGCGCGTCGCCGGGTCGCTGTTCTTCCTCGCGCACACCGCGCGCCTGCTCAGCCCGGTCACCGCCGCGAGCGCGCTGGGCCTGCCGGTCCCGGACGTGCGCCCGGAGAACCTGTGGTGGCGCTACGACCCGGACGGCCTGCGGGTGCGCCTGGCCGAGCCCGTCGCGGCCACCGGGGACCTCACCGCCGCGCTGGCGCCGGTGGTCGCGGCGGTCCGCGCGGCGTCCGGGGTGGCCGAGGGCCTGCTGTGGGGCAACGCCGCCTCGAACGTCGCGGGCGCCCTGCGCACCCTCGCCCGCACTCCCCCGCCGGGGCGCCCGGTCGACGCCGGGTCCTGCGTCGCGAAGGGCCGCGAGCTGCTGGCCGCAGGGGAGCTCGCGAACACCGGCGACTTCATCGACTTCCCCGGCGAGGTCGCCTTCCGCCGCCGCTCCTGCTGCCTGTACTACCGGGTGGCGGGCGGGGGCACCTGCGGCGACTGCCCCCTCCCGCCCCGCTGA
- the metH gene encoding methionine synthase, translated as MSDRVSSPLLDALTERVVVADGAMGTMLQSFDLSLDDFAGHEGCNEILNTTRPDVVRAVHRGYLEAGADAVETNTFGANLSNFSDYGIQDRIFELSRLGAQLAREAADEHAEPGRPRFVLGSVGPGSKLPTLGHVAYSVLRDSYVEQIRGLLVGGSDAIIVETSQDLLQTKAAIVAAKRAMDAEGLRVPIIAQVTVETTGTMLLGSEIGAALTALEPLGIDLVGLNCATGPAEMSEHLRHIAKHARIPLSVMPNAGLPQLGPNGAVYPLGPEELAQALRGFATEFGARLVGGCCGTTAEHVRQVAAAVRDLGPTTRRPRPEPGVSSLYQAVPFQQDASVLMIGERTNANGSKAFREAMLADRWDDCVGIARDQTRDGAHLIDLNVDYVGRDGVADMSALASRLATASTLPIMLDSTEPEVLQAGLEHLGGRCAVNSVNYEDGDGPDSRFQRIMRLVAEHGAAVVGLCIDEEGQARTAEWKVRVAVRIIEDLVGNWGLRHGDIIIDCLTFPISTGQEEVRRDGVETIEAIRELKRRYPEVRTTLGLSNVSFGLNPAARQVLNSVFLHECVQAGLDTAIVHASKIVPMARIPDEQRAVALDLVHDRRREGYDPLQRLMELFEGVTTSASKATRAQELAALPLFERLQRRIVDGERNGLEADLDEALTQRPALQIINDTLLAGMKTVGELFGSGQMQLPFVLQSAEVMKTAVAHLEPHMERSDDGGKGRIVLATVKGDVHDIGKNLVDIILSNNGYEVINLGIKQPISAILDAAENHRADAIGMSGLLVKSTVIMKENLEEMNSRGVAARWPVLLGGAALTRAYVENDLTDTYLGEVRYARDAFEGLRLMDAVMAAKRGESPLVDPEAERKAAERKARRERSLRIAAERKAAQPEPEPVSRSDVAADLPVPTPPFWGTRVVKGVPLGDYSALLDERATFMGQWGLRGSRGSGPSYEELVETEGRPRLRYWLERLATEGVLAHAAVVYGYFPCVSEGDSLVILGEPSVDAPEVTRFAFPRQKRDRRLCLADFWRPRESGEVDVVPFQLVTMGQPIADYANELFAKDAYREYLEVHGLGVQLTEALAEYWHKRVREELTWPGGGVVAAEDPADVEEYFKLGYRGARYSLGYGACPDMEDRTKVVALLEPGRIGVKLSEELQLHPEQSTDAFIAHHPEAKYFNA; from the coding sequence ATGTCGGATCGTGTCTCGTCCCCCCTGCTGGACGCACTCACCGAACGCGTGGTCGTGGCCGACGGGGCCATGGGCACCATGCTCCAGTCGTTCGACCTGTCCCTCGACGACTTCGCAGGCCACGAGGGCTGCAACGAGATCCTGAACACCACCCGGCCCGACGTGGTGCGCGCCGTGCACCGCGGCTACCTGGAGGCGGGCGCCGACGCGGTCGAGACGAACACCTTCGGCGCGAACCTCTCCAACTTCTCCGACTACGGCATCCAGGACCGCATCTTCGAGCTGTCCCGCCTCGGCGCCCAGCTCGCCCGCGAGGCCGCCGACGAGCACGCCGAGCCGGGCCGCCCGCGCTTCGTGCTCGGCTCGGTCGGCCCCGGCTCCAAGCTGCCCACCCTCGGCCACGTCGCCTACTCGGTGCTGCGCGACTCCTACGTGGAGCAGATCCGGGGCCTGCTGGTCGGCGGCTCCGACGCCATCATCGTCGAGACCTCGCAGGACCTGCTCCAGACCAAGGCGGCGATCGTCGCCGCCAAGCGCGCCATGGACGCCGAGGGCCTGCGCGTGCCGATCATCGCCCAGGTCACCGTCGAGACCACCGGCACCATGCTGCTGGGCTCCGAGATCGGCGCCGCCCTCACCGCCCTCGAACCGCTCGGCATCGACCTGGTCGGCCTGAACTGCGCCACCGGCCCCGCCGAGATGAGCGAGCACCTGCGGCACATCGCCAAGCACGCCCGCATCCCGCTGTCGGTCATGCCCAACGCGGGCCTGCCGCAGCTCGGCCCGAACGGCGCGGTCTACCCGCTCGGCCCCGAGGAGCTGGCGCAGGCGCTGCGCGGGTTCGCCACCGAGTTCGGCGCCCGCCTGGTCGGCGGCTGCTGCGGCACCACCGCCGAGCACGTCCGCCAGGTCGCCGCCGCCGTGCGCGACCTCGGCCCCACCACCCGCCGCCCGCGCCCCGAGCCGGGCGTGTCCTCGCTCTACCAGGCCGTGCCGTTCCAGCAGGACGCGTCCGTGCTGATGATCGGCGAGCGCACCAACGCCAACGGCTCCAAGGCCTTCCGCGAGGCCATGCTCGCCGACCGCTGGGACGACTGCGTGGGCATCGCCCGCGACCAGACCCGCGACGGCGCGCACCTGATCGACCTCAACGTCGACTACGTGGGCCGCGACGGCGTCGCCGACATGTCCGCGCTCGCCTCCCGCCTGGCCACCGCGTCCACCCTGCCGATCATGCTCGACTCCACCGAGCCCGAGGTGCTCCAGGCGGGTCTCGAGCACCTGGGCGGGCGCTGCGCGGTCAACTCGGTCAACTACGAGGACGGCGACGGCCCCGACTCGCGGTTCCAGCGCATCATGCGGCTGGTCGCCGAGCACGGCGCGGCCGTCGTCGGCCTGTGCATCGACGAGGAGGGCCAGGCCCGCACCGCCGAGTGGAAGGTCCGGGTGGCCGTCCGCATCATCGAGGACCTGGTCGGCAACTGGGGCCTGCGGCACGGCGACATCATCATCGACTGCCTGACCTTCCCCATCTCCACCGGCCAGGAGGAGGTGCGGCGCGACGGCGTGGAGACCATCGAGGCCATCCGCGAGCTCAAGCGCCGCTACCCCGAGGTGCGCACCACGCTCGGGCTGTCCAACGTGTCCTTCGGCCTCAACCCGGCCGCCCGCCAGGTGCTGAACTCGGTGTTCCTGCACGAGTGCGTGCAGGCCGGGCTGGACACCGCGATCGTGCACGCCTCGAAGATCGTGCCGATGGCGCGCATCCCCGACGAGCAGCGCGCGGTAGCCCTGGACCTGGTCCACGACCGCCGCCGCGAGGGCTACGACCCGCTGCAGCGGCTCATGGAGCTGTTCGAGGGCGTCACCACCTCCGCCTCCAAGGCCACCCGCGCCCAGGAGCTGGCCGCGCTGCCGCTGTTCGAGCGGTTGCAGCGGCGCATCGTGGACGGCGAGCGCAACGGCCTGGAGGCCGACCTGGACGAGGCGCTGACCCAGCGGCCCGCGCTCCAGATCATCAACGACACCCTGCTGGCGGGCATGAAGACGGTCGGCGAGCTGTTCGGCTCCGGCCAGATGCAGCTGCCGTTCGTGCTCCAGTCCGCCGAGGTCATGAAGACCGCCGTCGCGCACCTGGAGCCGCACATGGAGCGCTCCGACGACGGCGGCAAGGGCCGCATCGTGCTCGCCACCGTCAAGGGCGACGTGCACGACATCGGCAAGAACCTGGTGGACATCATCCTGTCCAACAACGGCTACGAGGTCATCAACCTCGGCATCAAGCAGCCCATCAGCGCCATCCTCGACGCCGCCGAGAACCACCGCGCCGACGCCATCGGCATGTCCGGCCTGCTCGTCAAGTCCACGGTGATCATGAAGGAGAACCTGGAGGAGATGAACTCGCGCGGGGTCGCCGCCCGCTGGCCGGTGCTGCTCGGCGGGGCCGCGCTCACCCGCGCGTACGTGGAGAACGACCTCACCGACACCTACCTCGGCGAGGTCCGCTACGCCCGCGACGCGTTCGAGGGCCTGCGGCTGATGGACGCGGTCATGGCGGCCAAGCGCGGCGAGTCCCCGCTGGTCGACCCGGAGGCCGAGCGCAAGGCCGCCGAGCGCAAGGCCCGCCGCGAGCGGTCGCTGCGCATCGCCGCCGAGCGCAAGGCCGCCCAGCCCGAGCCGGAGCCGGTGTCCCGCTCGGACGTGGCCGCCGACCTGCCCGTCCCCACCCCGCCGTTCTGGGGCACCCGCGTGGTCAAGGGCGTGCCGCTGGGCGACTACTCGGCGCTGCTCGACGAGCGCGCCACGTTCATGGGCCAGTGGGGGCTGCGCGGCTCGCGCGGCAGCGGACCGTCCTACGAGGAGCTGGTCGAGACCGAGGGCCGCCCCCGGCTGCGCTACTGGCTGGAGCGGCTGGCCACCGAGGGCGTCCTCGCGCACGCCGCCGTGGTCTACGGGTACTTCCCGTGCGTGTCCGAGGGCGACTCGCTGGTGATCCTGGGCGAGCCGTCGGTGGACGCGCCCGAGGTGACCCGGTTCGCGTTCCCCCGGCAGAAGCGCGACCGGCGGCTGTGCCTGGCCGACTTCTGGCGACCGCGCGAGTCCGGCGAGGTCGACGTGGTGCCGTTCCAGCTGGTCACCATGGGGCAGCCGATCGCCGACTACGCCAACGAGCTGTTCGCCAAGGACGCCTACCGCGAGTACCTGGAGGTGCACGGCCTGGGCGTGCAGCTCACCGAGGCGCTCGCCGAGTACTGGCACAAGCGGGTGCGCGAGGAGCTGACCTGGCCGGGCGGCGGGGTCGTCGCGGCCGAGGACCCGGCCGACGTGGAGGAGTACTTCAAGCTCGGCTACCGGGGCGCCCGGTACTCCCTGGGCTACGGGGCCTGCCCCGACATGGAGGACCGGACCAAGGTCGTCGCGCTGCTCGAACCGGGCCGCATCGGCGTGAAGCTGTCCGAGGAGCTCCAGCTGCACCCCGAGCAGTCCACGGACGCGTTCATCGCCCACCACCCCGAGGCCAAGTACTTCAACGCCTGA
- a CDS encoding HAD family hydrolase, whose translation MDGTLLDSEKLWDIPLHEFAEKLGGELSLATRQRIIGSNLPTTMGILFDEVGVEATPEDVEEGGRWLLARTEEVFREGLPWRPGAREALRAVRDAGVPMALVTSTDRRLTEVALDTIGRDLFDATVCGDEVEGRNKPLPDPYLKAARLLGVEPERCVAVEDSPTGTRSAVAAGCAVLVVPCEIPVPEGERRVFRESLVGVDAAVLAGLLG comes from the coding sequence ATGGACGGAACGCTGCTGGACTCGGAGAAGCTCTGGGACATCCCGCTCCACGAGTTCGCCGAGAAGCTCGGCGGGGAGCTGTCGCTGGCCACCCGGCAGCGGATCATCGGCTCGAACCTGCCCACCACCATGGGCATCCTGTTCGACGAGGTGGGTGTCGAGGCCACGCCCGAGGACGTCGAGGAGGGCGGGCGCTGGCTGCTGGCCCGCACCGAGGAGGTGTTCCGCGAGGGGCTGCCGTGGCGGCCGGGCGCGCGGGAGGCGCTGCGGGCCGTGCGCGACGCCGGGGTGCCGATGGCGCTCGTGACCTCCACCGACCGCAGGCTCACCGAGGTCGCGCTCGACACGATCGGGCGGGACCTGTTCGACGCCACGGTGTGCGGCGACGAGGTGGAGGGGCGCAACAAGCCGCTGCCCGACCCGTACCTGAAGGCCGCGCGGCTGCTCGGCGTGGAGCCGGAGCGGTGCGTGGCGGTGGAGGACTCGCCGACCGGGACCAGGTCGGCGGTGGCGGCCGGGTGCGCGGTGCTGGTGGTGCCGTGCGAGATCCCGGTGCCGGAGGGGGAGCGGCGGGTGTTCCGGGAGTCGCTGGTCGGGGTGGACGCGGCGGTGCTCGCGGGGCTGCTGGGCTGA
- a CDS encoding phosphoribosyl-ATP diphosphatase, with protein MKTFDELFAELSERARTRPEGSATTQALADGVHAQGKKVLEEAGEVWIAAEHESDDRLAEEVSQLLYRVQVLMLGRGLSLEDVYRHL; from the coding sequence GTGAAGACCTTCGACGAGCTGTTCGCCGAGCTGAGCGAACGCGCCCGAACCCGCCCCGAGGGGTCCGCGACCACGCAGGCGCTGGCCGACGGCGTGCACGCCCAGGGCAAGAAGGTGCTGGAGGAGGCGGGCGAGGTGTGGATCGCCGCCGAGCACGAGTCCGACGACCGCCTCGCCGAAGAGGTCTCCCAGCTCCTCTACCGCGTCCAGGTGCTCATGCTGGGGCGCGGCCTGAGCCTCGAAGACGTCTACCGGCACCTGTGA
- a CDS encoding GAF domain-containing sensor histidine kinase has product MSDESWNAEVNRVAALKALRLLDTPREERFDRITRLARDVLHTPVAVVTLVDTDRQWFKSCAGFDATETSRGISVCSHAIQQDDVFEVPDLADDRRFAGFPVVTKAHLRFYAGQPISAPSGHRVGTLCVLDREPRTLSDQERQRLKDLAAWVELECAVVQSTLAAQDAERVKRDFTALVSHELRTPLTSVHGSLELLASGRFGEMQAQASRLVEIAVKNTDRLVRLANDVLDLSRVQSGQLRLRPAPVELADVVENAVIAVEGTAELCHVPLVTRKDPVTVRGDADRLVQVVTNLLANAVKVSPPGQPVEVGCSVTGSVARVYVRDHGMGIDHDEAKRIFEPFVQLGAKSGGAGLGLAITRGIVEAHGGTISVESEAGIGSTFTVTLPVGGPLVDRPWW; this is encoded by the coding sequence GTGAGCGACGAGTCCTGGAACGCCGAGGTCAACCGGGTCGCCGCGCTGAAGGCGCTGCGCCTGCTGGACACACCGCGCGAGGAGCGCTTCGACCGGATCACGCGGCTGGCGCGCGACGTGCTGCACACCCCGGTGGCGGTGGTGACCCTGGTGGACACCGACCGGCAGTGGTTCAAGTCGTGCGCGGGCTTCGACGCGACCGAGACCAGCCGGGGCATCTCGGTGTGCTCGCACGCGATCCAGCAGGACGACGTGTTCGAGGTGCCCGACCTGGCCGACGACCGCAGGTTCGCCGGGTTCCCGGTGGTGACGAAGGCGCACCTGCGGTTCTACGCGGGCCAGCCGATCAGCGCCCCCTCCGGGCACCGGGTGGGCACGCTGTGCGTGCTGGACCGGGAGCCGCGCACGCTGTCCGACCAGGAGCGGCAGCGGCTCAAGGACCTGGCGGCGTGGGTGGAGCTGGAGTGCGCGGTGGTGCAGTCGACGCTGGCCGCGCAGGACGCGGAGCGGGTGAAGCGGGACTTCACCGCGCTGGTGAGCCACGAGCTGCGCACCCCGCTGACGTCGGTGCACGGGTCGCTGGAGCTGCTGGCGTCCGGCCGGTTCGGGGAGATGCAGGCGCAGGCCTCGCGGCTGGTGGAGATCGCCGTGAAGAACACCGACCGGCTGGTGCGGCTGGCCAACGACGTGCTGGACCTGTCGCGCGTGCAGTCCGGGCAGCTGCGGCTGCGGCCCGCGCCGGTGGAGCTGGCGGACGTGGTGGAGAACGCGGTGATCGCCGTGGAGGGCACGGCCGAGCTGTGCCACGTGCCGCTGGTGACGCGCAAGGACCCGGTGACCGTGCGCGGGGACGCGGACCGGCTGGTGCAGGTGGTGACGAACCTGCTGGCGAACGCGGTGAAGGTGTCGCCGCCGGGGCAGCCGGTGGAGGTGGGGTGCTCCGTCACGGGCTCGGTGGCGCGGGTCTACGTGCGCGACCACGGGATGGGCATCGACCACGACGAGGCGAAGCGGATCTTCGAGCCGTTCGTGCAGCTGGGGGCCAAGAGCGGCGGCGCGGGACTGGGGCTGGCGATCACGCGGGGCATCGTGGAGGCGCACGGCGGGACGATCTCGGTGGAGTCCGAGGCCGGGATCGGCAGCACCTTCACCGTCACCCTGCCAGTCGGTGGTCCTCTGGTGGACCGCCCGTGGTGGTGA
- a CDS encoding TetR/AcrR family transcriptional regulator translates to MTRATYHHGDLRAALLRSALELLESSGSDGLSLRAVARAAGVSANAPYRHYADKEALLAALAVHGFGEMAERVVAALATAAPEDLVVVVVTEGVRHGLANPGLHQLMVDSTCSTRPEVQEASARALAEVAASLGVTTSCTDETGALATGVWALVHGLYALLRDGAVRPAPGEDVDALVARIVRATVGPLPGVASA, encoded by the coding sequence ATGACTCGGGCGACGTACCACCACGGCGACCTGCGGGCCGCGCTGCTGCGCTCGGCGCTGGAGCTGCTGGAGTCCTCCGGCAGCGACGGCCTGTCGCTGCGCGCCGTGGCCCGCGCGGCGGGCGTGTCCGCGAACGCCCCGTACCGGCACTACGCCGACAAGGAGGCCCTGCTCGCGGCGCTGGCCGTGCACGGGTTCGGCGAGATGGCCGAGCGGGTGGTCGCGGCGCTCGCCACCGCCGCGCCCGAGGACCTCGTGGTGGTCGTGGTGACCGAGGGCGTGCGGCACGGGCTCGCGAACCCCGGCCTGCACCAGCTGATGGTGGACAGCACGTGCAGCACCCGCCCCGAGGTGCAGGAGGCGTCGGCGCGGGCGCTGGCCGAGGTCGCGGCCTCGCTGGGCGTGACGACGAGCTGCACCGACGAGACCGGCGCGCTCGCCACCGGCGTGTGGGCGCTGGTGCACGGCCTGTACGCGCTGCTCAGGGACGGCGCGGTGCGCCCCGCGCCGGGCGAGGACGTGGACGCGCTGGTGGCGCGGATCGTCCGGGCCACCGTAGGCCCGCTGCCGGGGGTCGCGAGTGCCTGA
- a CDS encoding PAC2 family protein, producing MTDPDQAAQTPFDPDEPLTNPIMVAAFEGWNDAGDAASTAIEHLQLTWEAKPLAEIDPDEYYDFQVTRPTVRMVDGLTRRVEFPTTRLTVCRPPGSATDVVLVHGIEPNMRWRKFAAELLGHIERLGVTTVVTLGALLMDTPHTRPVPVSGTAYDPAAAAKYGLEQTKYEGPTGIVGVFQDMCVQAGIPAISFWAAVPHYVSQPPSPKATLALLHRVEEVLDVEVPLGALPEQAEEWERTVSEMADEDEDVRNYVRALEERGDAEIEITEASGDAIAAEFERYLRRRGRGPGRGPSGL from the coding sequence GTGACCGATCCGGACCAGGCCGCCCAGACCCCCTTCGACCCCGACGAACCCCTCACCAACCCGATCATGGTGGCGGCGTTCGAGGGGTGGAACGACGCTGGAGACGCAGCCAGCACTGCGATCGAGCACCTGCAGCTGACCTGGGAGGCCAAGCCGCTGGCGGAGATCGACCCGGACGAGTACTACGACTTCCAGGTGACACGACCCACAGTCCGCATGGTGGACGGCCTCACCCGGCGGGTCGAGTTCCCGACGACCCGGCTGACCGTGTGCAGACCACCCGGTTCGGCGACGGACGTCGTGCTGGTGCACGGGATAGAGCCCAACATGCGGTGGCGCAAGTTCGCGGCCGAGCTGCTCGGGCACATCGAGCGGCTGGGCGTGACGACCGTGGTCACGCTGGGCGCGCTGCTGATGGACACCCCGCACACCAGGCCGGTCCCGGTGTCGGGCACCGCGTACGACCCGGCCGCCGCCGCGAAGTACGGGCTGGAGCAGACCAAGTACGAGGGTCCGACCGGGATCGTCGGCGTGTTCCAGGACATGTGCGTGCAGGCGGGCATCCCGGCCATCTCGTTCTGGGCCGCAGTGCCGCACTACGTGTCGCAGCCGCCCTCGCCCAAGGCCACGCTCGCCCTGCTGCACCGGGTGGAGGAGGTCCTGGACGTGGAGGTGCCGCTCGGGGCGCTGCCGGAGCAGGCCGAGGAGTGGGAGCGCACGGTCAGCGAGATGGCCGACGAGGACGAGGACGTGCGCAACTACGTGCGGGCGCTGGAGGAGCGCGGCGACGCGGAGATCGAGATCACCGAGGCGAGCGGGGACGCGATCGCGGCGGAGTTCGAGCGGTACCTGCGGCGGCGCGGGCGCGGACCGGGCCGGGGGCCCTCGGGGCTGTGA
- a CDS encoding oxidoreductase has protein sequence MYTRGVRMGGTGEVVAALGDPLRLASGSVLPNRVAKAALEEFLAVDGQLPGDELIALYRRWARGGAGLLITGHVMVDGRAVADPRDVVLEAGTDLEPFRRWASAARSGGGQVWMQINHPGRVVFADQGGLAWSASAKRVEMGTFTRLYATPVAMTGEQIAEVVTRFADTAAQAERAGFDGVEVHAAHGYLIGQFLSPLVNRRTDGHGGDLAARARLLLEVVAAVRGAVSPGFAVGVKLNTADFQRGGFQPRDAAEVIGMLSGAGVDLVELSGGSLESLAIMGHAADESTLAREAYFLDAASSILADAPLPVMITGGVRRLPVARRVLESGASVVGVGTALAVDPDLPRAWTRGDEAEAAPVRVNWPDKKLSSAAVQALVHARMEDLAADRERSTGPLRALLTERLRRRPALRRYRKWGKA, from the coding sequence ATGTACACACGAGGGGTGCGCATGGGCGGGACGGGGGAGGTGGTGGCGGCGCTGGGCGATCCGCTGCGGCTGGCGAGCGGGTCGGTGCTGCCGAACCGCGTCGCCAAGGCCGCGCTGGAGGAGTTCCTGGCGGTGGACGGCCAGCTGCCGGGCGACGAGCTGATCGCGCTCTACCGGCGGTGGGCGCGCGGCGGCGCGGGGCTGCTGATCACCGGGCACGTGATGGTCGACGGGCGGGCCGTGGCCGACCCGCGCGACGTGGTCCTGGAGGCCGGGACCGACCTGGAGCCGTTCCGGCGCTGGGCGTCGGCGGCGCGCTCGGGCGGCGGCCAGGTGTGGATGCAGATCAACCACCCCGGCCGGGTGGTGTTCGCCGACCAGGGCGGGCTGGCCTGGTCCGCGTCGGCCAAGCGGGTCGAGATGGGCACGTTCACCCGGCTGTACGCGACGCCGGTCGCCATGACCGGCGAGCAGATCGCCGAGGTGGTGACCAGGTTCGCCGACACCGCCGCGCAGGCCGAGCGGGCCGGGTTCGACGGCGTCGAGGTGCACGCCGCGCACGGGTACCTGATCGGCCAGTTCCTGTCGCCGCTGGTCAACCGCAGGACCGATGGCCACGGCGGTGACCTGGCCGCGCGTGCGCGGCTGCTGCTGGAGGTCGTCGCGGCGGTGCGGGGCGCGGTGTCGCCCGGCTTCGCGGTCGGGGTCAAGCTCAACACCGCCGACTTCCAGCGCGGCGGCTTCCAGCCGCGGGACGCGGCCGAGGTGATCGGGATGCTGTCCGGTGCGGGCGTCGACCTGGTCGAGCTGTCCGGCGGCTCCCTGGAGAGCCTGGCGATCATGGGCCACGCGGCCGACGAGAGCACCCTGGCCCGCGAGGCGTACTTCCTGGACGCCGCGTCGTCGATCCTCGCGGACGCCCCGCTGCCCGTGATGATCACCGGCGGGGTGCGGCGACTGCCGGTGGCCCGGCGGGTCCTGGAGAGCGGCGCGTCCGTGGTCGGCGTGGGCACCGCGCTGGCCGTGGACCCCGACCTGCCGCGCGCGTGGACGCGCGGCGACGAGGCCGAGGCCGCGCCCGTCCGGGTGAACTGGCCCGACAAGAAGCTCTCTTCCGCCGCCGTGCAGGCCCTGGTCCACGCCAGGATGGAAGACCTCGCCGCGGACCGCGAGCGCTCCACCGGCCCGCTCAGGGCGCTGCTGACCGAACGACTGCGCCGCCGCCCCGCGCTGCGCCGCTACCGGAAGTGGGGGAAGGCTTGA
- a CDS encoding SDR family NAD(P)-dependent oxidoreductase has product MTYRGTTALVTGATKGLGRALAEELAARGANLVLLARSRAALDELADELRARTGVTARVIAADLTDRASRRAALAELGEQPIDLLLNNAGAGSVGPFLDTPLAEHVDSIALNVEALTELTHHVARSMRRAGTGTIVNVGSTAGYLPVPYQASYGATKAYVRSFTEALRVELRGTGVRVVAVNPGAIRTAFFDGKDVTIDPRAYDTPERVARDVLDHVRSGRAVSIPGMKANAAMIAVASLLPMRVRARVMAVLNRALGFDRLGAVE; this is encoded by the coding sequence TTGACCTACCGGGGGACGACCGCGCTGGTGACCGGCGCGACGAAGGGCCTCGGCCGGGCGCTGGCCGAGGAGCTGGCCGCGCGCGGCGCGAACCTCGTGCTGCTGGCCCGCTCGCGCGCCGCGCTGGACGAACTGGCCGACGAGCTGCGCGCCCGCACCGGCGTGACCGCGCGGGTGATCGCGGCCGACCTGACCGACCGCGCGTCCAGGCGCGCCGCGCTGGCCGAGCTGGGCGAGCAGCCGATCGACCTGCTGCTCAACAACGCGGGAGCGGGCTCGGTCGGCCCGTTCCTGGACACCCCGCTGGCCGAGCACGTCGACTCGATCGCGCTCAACGTGGAGGCCCTGACCGAGCTGACCCACCACGTGGCGCGGTCGATGCGCCGGGCGGGCACGGGCACGATCGTGAACGTCGGCTCCACGGCCGGCTACCTGCCGGTGCCGTACCAGGCGAGCTACGGCGCGACGAAGGCGTACGTGCGCTCGTTCACCGAGGCGCTGCGCGTGGAGCTGCGGGGAACCGGCGTGCGCGTGGTGGCGGTCAACCCCGGAGCCATCCGAACCGCCTTCTTCGACGGCAAGGACGTCACCATCGACCCGCGCGCGTACGACACCCCGGAACGGGTCGCCCGCGACGTCCTCGACCACGTCCGCTCGGGCCGGGCGGTGTCGATCCCCGGCATGAAGGCCAACGCGGCGATGATCGCGGTGGCGTCGCTGCTGCCGATGCGGGTGAGGGCGCGGGTGATGGCGGTGCTGAACCGGGCGCTGGGGTTCGACCGGCTCGGGGCGGTGGAGTAG